The following proteins are co-located in the Bosea sp. AS-1 genome:
- a CDS encoding WYL domain-containing protein, with product MDNAKFGLRWGVEQRLEFIEFRLFWQGRVNRSDLMEQFGVSVNQASTDLNRYIGIAPDNMLYDKSARTYVRTPGYKSRFLEPDASRYLAQLRSVADGIVDREDSWIAGLPPFASIPMPVRGVNPVSLRSVVGAIRQSEAIEVKYQSLSSPEPRWRWIAPHAIAFDGFRWHARAFCVSDEAFKDFLLSRMLEIRGSRESSVPAESDRDWNTRVTLEIGPHPALSELQAKVIALDYGMRGGTATITVRRALLYYALRRLGLDTDPGAREPKDQQIVLLNRKVVHEDHG from the coding sequence GTGGACAACGCGAAGTTCGGACTTCGCTGGGGAGTCGAGCAGCGGCTCGAGTTCATCGAGTTCCGCCTGTTCTGGCAGGGCCGTGTGAATCGCAGCGACCTGATGGAGCAGTTCGGGGTCTCGGTTAACCAAGCCTCCACCGACTTGAACCGCTACATCGGCATCGCGCCCGATAACATGCTCTACGATAAGAGCGCGCGGACCTATGTTCGTACTCCCGGCTACAAGTCGCGGTTCCTTGAACCCGACGCGAGCCGCTACCTCGCCCAGTTGCGATCGGTCGCCGACGGAATCGTAGATCGCGAGGATTCCTGGATCGCCGGGCTACCGCCCTTTGCGTCGATCCCAATGCCCGTCCGCGGTGTGAACCCGGTGTCGCTTCGATCGGTGGTTGGCGCCATTCGCCAGTCTGAGGCGATCGAGGTGAAGTACCAATCCCTGTCTAGTCCGGAACCTCGTTGGCGCTGGATTGCTCCACACGCCATCGCGTTTGACGGATTCCGTTGGCACGCCCGGGCGTTCTGCGTGTCGGACGAAGCCTTCAAGGATTTCCTGCTATCCCGGATGCTCGAGATTCGAGGGTCGCGGGAGAGCAGCGTGCCAGCGGAGAGTGACCGCGATTGGAACACGCGGGTCACGCTGGAAATCGGGCCTCATCCCGCTCTTTCAGAATTGCAGGCCAAGGTCATCGCGCTCGACTACGGAATGCGTGGGGGCACGGCGACGATAACTGTTCGTCGAGCGCTACTTTACTACGCGCTCAGGCGACTCGGTCTCGATACGGATCCCGGCGCGAGGGAGCCGAAGGATCAGCAGATCGTGCTTCTTAATAGGAAGGTCGTCCATGAAGATCATGGATAG
- a CDS encoding sigma-70 family RNA polymerase sigma factor, with the protein MKIMDRLSRILGSRIETTSDPESRLLDPFEIRLIADGKLEKLSDFARSSRLHAVDPKGDTPLHLVARMGNLALCDLFIRSGSDAGSLNHDRQTPADVAFAEGQHLVAQLLSSLAAEVPESKQVDELDDVSETEIAPVRTDAGLEHCSTVVHETESNGTVDDLSDLLSFEAEKEPEEFFGQSASEHASGTFVAVVSPAPTVTDNGDGDWDLDLSPAQIAGEGIGSGAAVTDHGTEHDFLKVRNRGPRSAKRAVVQNGTRLSIDPEICITWVEEARAKGRCSLDDIDGLIALCEGNGELDELRINLQRNMEAAGFYLVDQTSEHDDGLWDARADISSDELVEAIEATLTRATRLPGTQRFVMDKSDERQLLEPMVRAKQELQLGILGCEAAVEMILGVFDNIRDGCRDPGSVSLRTIIPSRPNHTDTAEVMAAGEILRSWQTNGRAMDGKRRRQALAALEALDFNLAFHKELIRSLEQDPARQEQASRLDAQISVFEAATEHLIREHLPYVRRFASRSVEEGEDPEDVFQVAYIGLQRSTRRFDPERGYRFLIYATYWMRQAITRWRADEGTAIRIPVHRSEKIAKLDRAMGRLDVRVDGIVSDNELATELEWTLDEVRQFRGIPREPEYPESIDDWHDLLPEWNDLHPFDRAETERIVADALAELQERQADVIRMRFGIGRDAEMTLEEIGQLYGVTRERIRQIEAKALNYLSHPKRKQRLQALLGM; encoded by the coding sequence ATGAAGATCATGGATAGGCTTTCCCGCATCCTCGGCAGTCGCATCGAGACAACGAGCGACCCGGAAAGCCGCCTTCTTGACCCATTCGAGATTCGCCTGATTGCAGACGGAAAGCTCGAGAAGCTTTCCGACTTCGCTCGATCCTCTCGACTTCACGCGGTGGATCCGAAGGGGGACACACCACTCCACCTTGTCGCGCGCATGGGGAATCTTGCCCTTTGCGACCTCTTCATTCGGTCAGGTTCCGATGCGGGATCATTGAACCATGATCGGCAGACACCTGCCGATGTCGCATTTGCCGAAGGCCAACACTTGGTCGCGCAGCTACTGTCTTCGCTTGCTGCGGAGGTGCCAGAATCCAAACAGGTCGACGAGCTCGACGATGTTTCGGAGACCGAGATCGCCCCGGTTCGGACCGATGCAGGCCTAGAGCATTGCTCGACAGTGGTTCACGAGACGGAGTCGAATGGCACAGTTGATGATTTGAGTGACCTGCTGAGTTTCGAGGCCGAGAAGGAGCCAGAGGAGTTCTTTGGCCAGTCTGCGAGCGAGCATGCTTCGGGGACATTCGTCGCGGTCGTTAGTCCAGCACCAACGGTTACTGATAATGGGGACGGGGACTGGGATCTCGACCTTTCACCTGCACAAATTGCTGGAGAGGGCATCGGCTCTGGCGCCGCCGTAACCGACCACGGTACAGAGCACGACTTCCTTAAGGTCCGCAACCGTGGCCCGCGATCGGCCAAACGCGCCGTCGTTCAGAACGGCACTCGGCTGTCAATCGATCCGGAAATCTGCATCACCTGGGTAGAGGAGGCTAGGGCGAAGGGGCGGTGCTCGTTGGATGACATCGACGGCTTGATCGCACTTTGCGAAGGCAATGGTGAGCTCGACGAGTTGCGCATCAACCTCCAGCGCAACATGGAAGCTGCGGGCTTCTACTTGGTCGATCAGACCTCCGAGCATGATGACGGTCTCTGGGACGCCAGAGCGGACATCTCCTCCGATGAACTGGTAGAAGCAATCGAGGCGACCCTCACTCGAGCGACCCGGCTGCCCGGAACACAGCGCTTTGTCATGGACAAGTCGGACGAACGCCAACTGCTGGAGCCCATGGTCCGTGCAAAGCAGGAGCTTCAGCTGGGAATTCTTGGCTGCGAAGCAGCTGTCGAAATGATCCTCGGTGTTTTCGATAACATCCGCGACGGCTGCCGGGATCCCGGCTCCGTCTCGCTAAGAACCATAATTCCATCGCGCCCGAACCACACCGACACGGCGGAAGTCATGGCTGCTGGAGAAATCCTAAGGTCCTGGCAAACCAATGGCCGAGCCATGGACGGGAAAAGGCGTAGGCAAGCGCTCGCCGCACTGGAAGCACTGGATTTCAATTTGGCTTTCCACAAGGAGCTCATCCGCTCACTGGAACAGGACCCGGCGCGCCAAGAGCAGGCTAGCCGGTTGGATGCCCAGATTTCAGTCTTCGAGGCCGCAACCGAGCACCTCATCCGTGAACACCTGCCTTACGTACGACGCTTCGCGTCACGCAGCGTGGAGGAAGGCGAAGACCCCGAGGACGTTTTCCAAGTGGCATACATAGGACTGCAGCGATCCACGAGGCGCTTTGATCCAGAGCGCGGTTATCGCTTTCTCATCTACGCCACCTATTGGATGCGGCAGGCCATCACACGATGGCGCGCTGACGAAGGCACAGCGATCCGTATCCCTGTGCACCGGAGTGAGAAAATCGCCAAGCTTGATCGCGCTATGGGCAGGCTCGACGTTCGAGTTGACGGCATTGTCTCTGACAATGAACTCGCAACCGAGCTGGAATGGACACTTGACGAAGTGAGACAGTTTCGCGGGATTCCCCGTGAGCCCGAGTACCCTGAGAGCATTGACGACTGGCACGATCTGCTGCCCGAATGGAATGACTTGCATCCCTTTGATCGGGCAGAGACCGAAAGGATCGTCGCAGACGCCTTGGCTGAGCTGCAGGAGCGTCAGGCTGACGTGATCCGGATGCGCTTCGGAATCGGGCGCGATGCCGAAATGACCCTCGAAGAGATCGGGCAACTCTATGGGGTGACGCGCGAGCGCATTCGCCAGATAGAGGCGAAGGCGCTCAACTACCTTTCGCATCCAAAGCGCAAGCAGCGACTTCAGGCTTTGCTGGGGATGTGA